From Acidobacteriota bacterium, one genomic window encodes:
- a CDS encoding putative addiction module antidote protein, with amino-acid sequence MKLKKFDVIDFLDSDEALIEYLNLALAENDPKYFAKALGNVARAKGMSSISDATGLGRQALYRALSSKGNPRIDTLFKVLDTLNVRLAITQ; translated from the coding sequence ATGAAGCTCAAGAAATTCGACGTGATCGATTTCCTCGACAGCGATGAGGCATTGATCGAATATCTCAACCTGGCGCTGGCGGAAAACGATCCCAAGTACTTTGCCAAAGCTCTGGGCAACGTCGCACGCGCCAAGGGAATGTCTTCCATTTCCGATGCAACCGGTTTGGGCCGACAGGCCCTGTATCGGGCTCTCTCCAGCAAGGGCAATCCACGAATCGACACGCTGTTCAAGGTTCTGGACACGCTGAACGTCCGCCTTGCCATCACTCAATAG